In a single window of the Gossypium hirsutum isolate 1008001.06 chromosome D02, Gossypium_hirsutum_v2.1, whole genome shotgun sequence genome:
- the LOC107910572 gene encoding dual specificity protein kinase shkD gives METPQGEELLRKIQELQVGHAHLMREMSRLKQSGGESIHDSTRRGSSRTSPQWPLFLGDALAAAGSGSVRLPSQIESGSCGTSNGDGERTRTGNSWTAAANLTNSQYLNILQSMGQSVYIYDLGGRVFYWNRAAEKLFGYSEAEALGQDIIKLVCQPKYFRIAANIVHLVTAGESWAGLFPIKNRIGENISVVTTVTPFYDEIGSVVGITCVTCDSRPFQETKFEFSAERQPKGNSSAFIRSKNAISVKLGLDPQQPLQAAIVSKISNLASKVSNKVKSRIRTGENRVDPYDHNEDATSSGVCTPKGDMRPPTHGVLYPFHNESTVMNSIDFGDENEGKPGVQKFTTFIALTGISLPWKGNSQEESEAKTTHSIRPCEGNDQENETFLLKGPYLGTKPEDHINEHDRPINNDALGSSSSSANVNSTSSTSSSGSTGGSPVNRVHMDTDCVDYEILWEELTIGEQIGQGSCGTVYHGLWYASDVAVKVFPNLEYSDNVIHSFRQEVSLMKRLRHPNVLLFMGAVTSPQRLCIVTEFLQRGSLFRLLQRNAAKLERKRRVHMALDIARGMNYLHHCNPTIVHRDLKSSNLLVDKNWTVKVGDFGLSRLKHATFLTTKTGKGTPQWMAPEVLRNEPSDEKSDIYSFGVILWELATGKIPWENLNSMQVIGTVGFMNQRLEIPKDLDPLWASIIESCWLSDPRSRPTFLELMDKLRELQRRCAIQLQQARNSAGDCSQKGS, from the exons ATGGAAACGCCGCAAGGGGAGGAGCTCTTGAGGAAGATCCAAGAACTGCAAGTAGGACATGCGCATCTCATGCGAGAAATGTCAAGGTTAAAACAATCCGGTGGTGAGTCAATTCACGATTCAACTCGTCGAGGATCCAGCCGTACTTCCCCTCAATGGCCGTTATTTCTCGGGGACGCGTTGGCTGCTGCCGGTTCTGGTTCTGTTCGACTTCCGTCGCAAATAGAGAGCGGGAGCTGCGGCACCTCAAATGGCGACGGAGAAAGAACAAGAACCGGGAATTCATGGACAGCGGCGGCTAATTTGACTAACAGTcagtatttaaatattttacagtCTATGGGACAATCTGTTTATATATATGATCTTGGAGGCCGTGTATTCTATTG GAACCGAGCTGCTGAAAAACTTTTTGGTTATTCAGAAGCAGAAGCTTTAGGACAAGATATTATTAAGCTTGTTTGTCAACCTAAGTATTTCAGGATTGCAGCTAATATAGTTCATCTGGTTACTGCTGGGGAGAGTTGGGCTGGGCTGTTTCCTATTAAGAATAGAATAGGGGAGAATATTTCTGTAGTTACAACTGTTACtcctttttatgatgaaattggTTCTGTGGTGGGAATCACCTGTGTGACCTGTGATTCGCGGCCTTTTCAAGAAACCAAGTTTGAATTTTCAGCTGAAAGGCAACCGAAAGGAAATTCTTCAGCATTTATCCGGTCTAAAAACGCCATCTCGGTTAAACTTGGTCTTGATCCTCAGCAGCCTCTGCAAGCTGCAATTGtatcaaaaatatcaaatttg GCGTCCAAGGTGAGCAACAAAGTGAAATCCAGAATTAGGACAGGCGAGAATCGTGTTGATCCTTATGATCATAACGAAGACGCAACTTCCAGTGGAGTCTGTACACCTAAGGGAGATATGCGGCCACCCACCCATGGTGTACTTTATCCTTTTCATAACGAGTCCACTGTAATGAACTCTATAGATTTTGGTGATGAGAATGAAGGAAAACCTGGAGTCCAAAAATTTACGACCTTTATAGCTCTGACAGGGATATCTTTGCCTTGGAAAGGGAACAGTCAAGAAGAATCAGAGGCCAAGACTACTCATTCCATAAGGCCTTGTGAGGGTAATGATCAAGAGAATGAAACATTTCTGCTAAAGGGCCCATATTTGGGTACAAAACCTGAAGACCATATTAATGAGCACGACAGACCTATCAACAATGACGCATTAGGTTCTTCATCATCTTCTGCTAATGTTAACAGCACAAGCAGTACCAGCAGCTCGGGGAGTACTGGTGGTAGTCCTGTTAATAGAGTTCATATGGACACTGACTGTGTAGATTATGAAATATTGTGGGAAGAGTTGACGATCGGGGAGCAAATTGGGCAAG gttcttgtggaacagtaTATCATGGTCTGTGGTATGCCTCA GATGTTGCTGTCAAGGTATTCCCGAACCTGGAATATTCAGATAATGTCATACATTCTTTTAGACAGGAG GTTTCTCTGATGAAAAGACTGCGGCATCCAAATGTTCTGCTGTTTATGGGAGCTGTCACTTCACCTCAACGTCTCTGCATTGTTACTGAATTCCTTCAACG TGGGAGTTTGTTCCGATTGCTACAGAGGAATGCTGCAAAATTAGAGAGGAAACGGCGTGTTCATATGGCTCTGGATATT GCACGAGGCATGAATTATCTTCACCATTGCAATCCGACTATCGTTCATCGTGATCTGAAGTCTTCAAATCTCCTAGTTGATAAGAATTGGACTGTGAAG GTTGGCGATTTTGGTTTGTCACGTCTCAAGCATGCAACGTTTCTCACTACTAAGACTGGGAAAGGAACG CCTCAATGGATGGCGCCAGAAGTTCTTCGCAATGAACCCTCCGATGAGAA GTCCGATATTTATAGTTTTGGAGTCATATTATGGGAACTTGCTACTGGGAAGATACCTTGGGAGAATCTCAACTCAATGCAG GTGATTGGAACTGTCGGGTTCATGAACCAACGACTTGAGATTCCGAAGGATTTAGATCCACTGTGGGCTTCGATAATAGAGAGTTGCTGGCTCAG